The Setaria viridis chromosome 2, Setaria_viridis_v4.0, whole genome shotgun sequence DNA window TTATTTGTTGTATTGTCGAGTGTGATGGTAAACATCTTCTCTTTGATACCATAATCTGTCAGAACAGCTGTAATGGTTTCCTCAATAGCTACACCCGTATGTGGATACTTCAGATCCTTAAATGCaattatctttttcttcaaaacaaaaTCAGGGCCAATATAGTGAGTTGTCACACAAATATATCCCAACTTTTGGTTTGATGTCCAAAGATCAGATGTGAGGCATATGCGAGAGTTAAGACTCTAAAGTTCACTTTGTAATTCTATCTTTGCTTTCTCAAACTTAGCAACACATTCATTACGAATCATTTGTCGCCCTATGCATCTAAATGCAGGTTGCAATGACTCCATCCAAGACTCAAACCCTTCATCGTCAAACTTATTGAATGCTACATCAGCTCTAACACACAATGCAATCATCAAGTCACGACTTCTCTGCTGATTAAAGGTGAATGAACCATCTACAGTTTTTTTCTTCATTGTAGCGACAAATTTGTTCCTATCATCACTAGGGACTGTGGGGCAATGCTCTGCAATGTGAGTTCGAAAGCTATTTGTACCTGATTTTCTATTCGTAGTCAACTTTGTTCCACAGTACTTGCAAATTACTTTTAGGACACTATCTATCTCGACCAAATCCGGCTCATAATACTCCCAAACTGGTGCCCTTTTATTTGGTGTTTGCGAAGCACCATTGCACCACCAGTTAGCAGATGGACTGCATATAAACAGCAAGATAAACTGCCGTATGCACCTACTAAAGCAAAACTAAAGGTCTGCTGAAAGCTAAAGGTCTACTGTGCTTTAGGATATAGTTAGTGCAATGTTTGCTAATTCTAGCACATTTTTCTGTTAAGGGATTGGGACGTACAGCTTGTCGTTGCTGTCCGTAGAGTCGTGGATGGGGCGTCGCCGTTGCCGCTGCTCCCAGGCTGCTTGCCGGTGGCGCCTTCCCCGCAGATCTGCGGCCTGTTCAAGGGGAAGGGGTGAGTCGGTGAGGAAGAAAAAGGGAAGGGagtggcgggaggaggaggtaaACTGGAGGAGGTTTACCTCGCCGTCGAGAAGGTGGTCGCGTgggagcggcggtggccggcggcagcgccgccttCCTTGGTGGAGCCCCACCCTCGTGAGATCTGCGTGCCCACCGTGAGCCCTGCGCGCCCCACGTGAGATCTGCGTGCCCCCAAGAGCGGTGGCAGCcggcggcaggagcggcggcagccagcggccgacggcggtggcgctaCTTCTTGCGCCCGCAAAGCCACCTCCGTGAGGCGTGAGCCGCTGCGGCGCTACGCGAGGTAGGATAGATCCGTTCGGCGGTGGCACAGGTGTTCTAACCCATCCTGACCCGCAAATGCAGCACCCAACCCGCCCCGAGCCGCTGGCCTCTAAACCCGCAACTACCCATGAAAACGAATCCCCACGTAATAACCCGACCCGAAATCCCCATTTGCCCCCGCCCCACTAACAGGCCTATCCGGATCTAGCACCCACTGCACCAACCATGTTACATGTATGTGTATCGTTTTTCCAACTTCTCTCAAGCCAGACATGTAGCATTGTGGCATATATAGTTCAGCCCATGTATGTGCAATTGTGCATGGAATGGTTGTGATATGAGTTCAGTTACACCTTGCAAATTGAGCGGATGATCTTACTCAAGTATTTAACCATAGCCGACATTTACTACAAAAGTACCATGTAGTAGGAGTATTAATCAAACAGGATAATGTCACATTAATGTACTAGCAGTACATTAACACGCACAAAACAGAAGCTTCCCCAGTTTCCCTGCCGCATTCTGCGCATCTGCTATACGCCTATACCCTATACTGGAAAGAATTGAACACGATCTACACAGTAGAAGGGACACTGCACGTGCGAGCCCATGTACCGATCGATGAGCTAACTACCGGTCGGTAAGCAGCGCATGCAATTTGCAGCGAGATGGTCGATATGATTAACACCACTTCTGGGCCATCTCTGAAATCTTGGACCCAATCAGTCCAATAATCCAGTAATAATATGGATTAAGGATCGCTGCACTAGattattgtttctttttttttgtttgatgaaATGATCCTTGCCGTGCATTGTTAAACGATCGCCGGTGCGCCAAATACTGGTTTCAGTTCGGCTATCCTCTTATGAATCCGTGCAAATTTCCTATGACGGTTTTGTTTATGCCTGACAGCAGCAGCATTGCAAATTAGCACTTGTCAGCAATGCGTCGTCCTTGTGACTTGTGCGCATCATCTTCCGATGCTTCGGGGCTAGCCTAGCCAGCTGCTGAAAAGCGAAAACCTGAAACACGAAATACCTCGCAGCAAATTCGCACGAAGAAGCGTCGTCTCTGCCACTCCGTTTCTCTTGACATGCCAAGTTGTCAGTGTCAGCATGCATGTGGCTAACTCTAACTGAGGGCATTTGACTCCGGTAGGAAGCCAGGAAATGGAGCTACTCCACTAATTTACACGAGAATTATTGTTGGGAATGTGCGCATGCAACTTCCTGTCATGAGAGTGTAAGCGCCGCGGCAGAAACAGAGGGGGCTTATGCAGTTTTGCTTATCCATGCTACAGTGAGCGAGACCATCGGTCACTACCCCCACATGCATGGCGCCTTCATGGTCCGGTAGCCCCTAAAATCAGAGTGATccatcagatattcagatgctGATGAGTTGTGCTTAGTTTCAGAAAAATGCCGAGGCATGTTCCCAGCGCGTGCATCCCGGGATGAGCTAGAGAACATGCGTGCAGTTTCATTTTGTAGGAAGGAATAGAATTGGGTATAATAGATTGATTGTTTTGCATTGAGCTTTTCGGCCGGTTTATATCGAGTACAAGACTGAGGAGGCAAGACTTCCCCAAATACATATATCTACAATTaacaaatatactctaacacaTTTCCAGATTAATAAGAAGCTCACCAACAAAGTCCAAGACCACTCTCCGACCTCTGAATTCCCCGTTCCCCGTGTACAAAGTAGCTAGCCGTGCAGGTGAACGTACCACTCCAACTCACTGCCGCAGCAGCTTAGGAAGCAGCAAGTGCGAGAGCTAGCAGACGATGGCTTTGCTCGGCGTCCTCGTCCTTGTACTGAGTTTATTGCTTGAATCTGGCTTATCCAGTATTTGAGCGTAGAGCTTCATTCACCATcgtccttttccttttgacTTATATATTATGATAAATCATTATTGTATCAATCTTTGGCCTTATTTGAGTTTGATACATCTGCCTATGGACTCACCTTTATTCCATGAATTTCTTAAAAACGAGGCTCATCGAAATGTAAAGGATCATGTATTATTTCTGAAACTACCAAGAATTTTGTGTGCCTTTTGTAAAGAAAAAATATCTACTCATTGTAATTCATAAAACAAAATCCTTATGGACTTCTTTGGGTATTCTTTTTACCCTAGGTCAGCTTCAACGGTTTGTGTACCATAAATTCTATCTAACCGTTGATGTTTATTCAATTATATTACCTCCAGTCACTAAAACCATGCCGTTGCGCTAACTATCCTTGTCTGAACATCGTCATTCTCTTTTGACTGGACGTAGTAGTTGTAAATACACAATCTTCTCATAGATCCATTGTAACCTTGAAACATTTGTACGAGTAGATGCACATTGGTTGAAAGATTGTACATATGTGTGGCTCTAGATGTTTGTTTGTTGCAGACCATTTCGGGAATCATAACCACAAAACTTTTCATAGATCCAATCTACCTACTAGTTAGTGGATATATTAGCTAACAATCAACATTATTGTTGTCGGTGCGAGCATGTAGCTAACTGAAAGCATTTGACTCCGATCCcctgaaaaataaaattagaaTCATTTGGCTCTCGGCAAGAATTGAGCATAAATTACACCGGAATTATTGTTGGGAATGTGCAGGACCCCCTGTCATGGAACTAGATTAAGCACTGCGATAGAAGAGAGAAACCTATCCATCCTACAGTAGTGTTCGAGATGTCCACTGCTCCACATGGCGCCCGCTTGGGTAGCCCCCGAAGTCAGAGCTAGCGACCGCACGACGATCATCATCAGTTGCTGAGTTGTGCTTGGTTTCAGAAAATGCCGAGTTGCATGACAGCATGTTCCCAGCGCGTGCATCCCGGAACATGCCGTTCCAGAACTCACCAACAACCCCTCCGCATGCCCGAAGACTTCCGTGTGTATAAATAGCCGTGCAGATGAGCGTCACACTCCAACAGTCCAACtcactgcagcagcagctagcagcgtATAGCCTGTTCGAGTGAGCACGAGGAGGTCTAGGGTTGGAACACCTATCTAAGGAGAAGATGGCGAGCAGCTGGCTTGGCGTCGGCGTCCTGATCTTGGCTGCGCTGCTGGGCTCCGCGACGGCTCAAGCAGGTGGGTACGGCTATGGCGGGTATCCTGCAAAAGTTGCGGCAGCTCCAAGCACGGCGCCGGAGGGTGCACCAGCACCACCCGCGGTCCCCGCGTATGCTCCGGTCCCACCGATGCaaacccctcctccccctgcgGCTGGTACGCCGCTCAGGTTCGGCTTCTACCGGCGCTCGTGCCCCCCGGCGGAGCACCTCGTCAAGCTAGTCGTCGGCAAGGCGATCCGGAACAACCctggcgtcggcgccggcctcATCCGCATGgccttccacgactgcttcgtccaGGGCTGTGACGGGTCCGTGCTGCTCGACCCGACGCCGGCGAACACGCGGCCGGAGAAGCTGGGCCCGCCCAACTTCCCCAGTCTGCGGGGCTTCGAGGTGATCGACGCGGCCAAGGCGCTGCTCGAGAGGTACTGCCCCGgcgtcgtctcctgcgccgacgtcGTCCAGTTCGCCGCCCGCGACGCCGCTTTCTTCCTCAGCGGCTACAAGATCAACTACAGGCTCCCCGCGGGGCGCTTCGACGGCCGCGTCTCCTTGGAGAACGAGACGCTCGCCTTCCTGCCACCGTCCTCCTTCAACCTCTCCGAGCTCGTCCAAAGCTTCGTCGCCAAGGGCCTCGACGTCGACGACCTCGTCGTGCTCTCCGGGTCCCACTCCATCGGCCGCTCCCACTGCTCCTCCTTCTCCGACCGCATCTCCACGCCGCCCTCCGACATGGACCCCGGCCTCGCCACCATCCTCAAGGGGCAGTGCCCGGCGAACCCTAACATCACCAACGACCCCACGGTGGTGCAGGACATTGTCACCCCCAACAGGCTCGACAACCAGTACTACAGGAACGTGCTGAGGCGCAAGGTGCTCTTCAACTCCGACGCGACCCTGCTGACGTCGAGGCAGACGGCGAGGAAGGTGGTCGAGAACGCCGTCGTCCGCGGGAGCTGGGAGAGGAAGTTCGCCAGGGCCATGGTGAAGATGTCGCTCATCGAGATCAAGAACGCCGCCAATGGCGAgatcaggaagaactgccgtgtCGTCAACTAGCTACGACGACACAACGTTGCACGACGACTCCCACAAGTTACCACTTGCAGTTAATAATTAACCGCTCATGTTGCAGCTAGCATCTTTATTTACATTTGTTTCTTCAGACGCACGTTGTTTGATTCTTTCCTTGCATGCATTCAGATGAACATTAGGATGGTTTCTCCTTTTTGTGTTGCAATTGCAAGATGTTGTACTATTGGATTAGGGATCAGTTGATGCAATAAAGCTccgttgtttttttttggctgaaCCTGAATGTTCCCTTTTGATATTGTGATTTTTTTATGGGTGGATTTTCCAAGACCTGCACACTAGCTAGTGAGTAGGGACCTTTGTATTGCAATTGCAAGATGTTGTACCGAATTAGAGATCGGATGATGCAACAAACCTCCTTTCTCTTAGCTGAACCTGAATGTTGCCTTTTTGAGATTGTGAATTTTGATGTAGGGGTGGATTTTCAAGACCTGCACGCTAGTTTGTCGTCAGTTGGAATAACACATGCTGAGAGGATGAGTCAATTGCAAGCGACTCTAATCCTCACTAAAATTTATGTGGCTGCCAACAAATAGCAGTAGTAGTACGGGCATCGTTTGGTGGGGCTTCAGATTACCGATACAATTCACGCTATAACTGAAATCTGTAGGCTAAACAAAATGAATTAGATAGTACTCcttccatttttatttataagacgcacacgcatatcaagatacaaactttacaatttttatcaataatttgactattaattttttatttttataatataaactttatactctacaatgattataagtttacaaccataaataatataatataagataaaagAATGATCAAAGTGTTATTTAGAGAATCGTGTCAAGTCATACCATGccatggagggagtacttttttAGTCTAGAGTGGAAACGAAATAGCTCGTCCTTTTGTTTCCACATCTCCAATTCTACGAATTTCTGGAGCTACAGATACCTAGCTCCAAGAATTATGAAAGTTTGGATATATGCCGCGCCAGATAGGCCATATTATCCCATATAGTTCGCCTTCTTCCAAGCCACTTCCTTCAATTATATCCATCTAGCTAGGTTTCTCCTAAGTAAAAGTTTTTAACTTTGACCGTCAATATTTATAGATATTTCCGTCAAAGTGTCATATATTGAAAACAATATATCATGCCTTTTGTCCATGTCCTTGTGAAATATGGTTTAATTCATTTTAATGAGTTTCAATTGTTGAGGTCACCATCCTACTCATTCTTATCACCAGCACAAATCGAACTGGTTTTTATGTGCGCATGTGTTGGTGTTAGTGTTTGCACCACCCTCCTTCGCGTTGCTGTCCATTATTTGCCAACCATGATGACGAATTTTGCAAACATCCAATCAACTCAATAAATGGATGAGCTAGCAATCCTACATTATTGGTGCCAACATGAGCATGTAGCTAACTGAAACCATTTGAGTACTCTCGGCAATAACTGAGCATAATCTGGGTAGGAATTATTGTTGGGAATGTGCGCGACGTCCTGTCAGGAGAGTCGTTGGTTAAGCACCGCGGCAGAATAGGAGCGCTTCTCCATTGTCGTTGTAGCCTCTCCACTTGGTGTCCACAAGGTGCCTATCTGGTTTTGGTATCCCGCAAAGTCAGAGGGATCGACCAAATGCTGAGTTGTGTCAGGTTCCAAAAAAGAACTGCTGAGTTGTGTCAGCATGTTACCAACGCGTGCATCCCGGGATGAGCTATCGAACATGCCCTTCAAGATTTAAGACAAGAAGAGCCACCAACATTCCTCTGTTGACTTCTTTGTGTATAAATAGACGTGCAGATGAAGAATTTGAATCAGTGTCCAACTCAGACCACTGCAGCAGAAGAAGATGGCCAGGCTTGGCGTCCTGATCTTGGCTGCGCTGCTCGGCGCCGTCGCTGCCCAAGCGGCAGGGTCCTACGGCGGCGGCAATTATTCTCCGAGCCCAAGCCCGCCCGCCCAgactcctccaccgcctcctgctCGTCCGCGGCTCAGGTTCGGGTTCTACAAGCACTCGTGCCCTCCCGCGGAGGTCATCGTCAGGGACGCCGTCCGGAATGCCCTCCTCGTCAACCCCGGCATCGGCGCCGGCCTCATCCGCATGgccttccacgactgcttcgtccaGGGCTGCGACGGCTCCGTGCTGCTCGACCCGACGCCGGCGAACCCGCGCCCGGAGAAGCTCGGCCCGCCCAACTTCCCGAGCCTGCGTGGCTTCGAGGTCATCGACGCCGCCAAGGCCGCGCTCGAGAGGTACTGCCCCGgcgtcgtctcctgcgccgacgtcGTCCAGTTCGCCGCCCGCGACGCCGCTTTCTTCCTCAGTGGATTTAAAGTCGACTACAGGCTCCCCGCGGGGCGATTTGACGGCAGCGTGTCGCTCGAGAGCGAGTCGCTCGCCTTCCTGCCCCCGCCATTCTTCAACCTCTCGCAGCTCATCACCAGCTTCCAAGTCAAGGGCATGAACATCGACGACCTCGTCGTGCTCTCCGGATCCCACACCATCGGCCGCTCCCACTGCTCCTCCTTCTCCGACCGCATCTCCACGCCGCCCTCCGACATGGACCCGGGCTTCGCCACCGCGCTCAAGCAGCAGTGCCCGGCGAACCCCAACTTCACCAACGACCCCACGGTGGTGCAGGACGTCGTCACCGCCGACAAGCTGGACAACCAGTACTACAAGAACGTCCTGAACCACAAGGTGCTCTTCAACTCCGACGCGGCGCTTCTGacgtcgacgccgacggcgaggaAGGTCGTGGAGAACGCGTTCGTCCGCGGGAGGTGGGAGAAGAAGTTCGCCAAGGCCATGGTGAAGATGGCCGCCATCGAGGTCAAGACCGCCGCCAACGGCGAggtcaggaagaactgccgcGTCGTCAACAGCAAGCCGTGACCAGATGTCCAGAATCCAGATGGCGGCCAACATTCCCCGACTCCGAGAAGTTGCCACTTGCAGTCACTCCTACTGATTAACCACTCATGTTGCAGCTAGCATTTTAATGGCCTGTTGCTTTATTTCTTCAGAAGCACGTGGCTCGATTCTTTCGTTGCATTTTCAGATGATGAGGTTGGATGATTTTCATgctgaattatattttccagaAGATGTACTGGATTGAATTAAAGACGAGACGATTCGACAAAGCTCAATGTGTTTTTGGCTGAACATGGAAAATTTCCCATTTTAAGaccataattttttatttttatatatgcaTTCGCTTACAGCTGATCTGATCGTCAAGTAACACCATAACAGTGCCATCAACCATTCAAGTCTGAAACATATAATTAAGAATCAATTTCTAGCACACAAGCAGCATTTAGTTAACCTCAATATCAGACATCCCAACAACAGAACGGCAAGAACTATGCTAGTTCAGTTCAGAACTTGTTTtggacaaaaagaaaaggaaatgctcAATTCAGAAGGAGAAGTCATAAAATTCACGAAAAATGTGAATACTTGCGCAGGTTTGAACGGGCCTCAATCTCAAGGACCTGCAGCCCAATCAGCAGCCGAGCAGATCAGCAGTACGTAACGTGGTGGCTGGTTTCTTCACTATGAGATCAGCACTACGAAAAATGAGAACGTTTGTTTGGACCTGCTTGGACCACGATTGATCTACATCGTAGTCCGCCAAAACCCTTTCACCACTAATTTCACAGCAAATTAAAAAGTGAGTgtttccttcatttttttttgggaagGGTTGGATTTTATTGATATAAAACTATTACAGCCAGTCCCTTAACAAGACACCCCTGACTCACAAGGAAATTACACATAGATCCTTTACAGAGCATCGTTGCCGCAGTCcggtcctcctccacctcccgcaATGAAGAAGGAAACCCAGAATGAAGTTCACGGCCGATACTTGGTTCGACGAAGAGACTTCAAATTTTGAGCCCATAAGTAACATGCTAGAAGCATGTTTCTTGTCCGTTGAACGCCCCGGGCAATCCCATTTTCACCAAAATCCGACACCGGTTGCCTCACCAGCCGGAGTCCGCAAGGGGAATCAAAAGACACCAGCCCGTACACATGAGCAGGTGGCATATTAACCTCACAAGGCAGCCGCTGATGGAACCACCTTGCAGGGACCAAGCAATCTTCCAGCCTCCGGCGGCCATGTCGTTTGGTTGCAAGGCCGACGACTCCAGAGACATCATAGGCACAACTGGCAAATAAGAGCTCGTAGAGGAATCGAATACTAACCTATTAGT harbors:
- the LOC117845528 gene encoding peroxidase 2, with the protein product MARLGVLILAALLGAVAAQAAGSYGGGNYSPSPSPPAQTPPPPPARPRLRFGFYKHSCPPAEVIVRDAVRNALLVNPGIGAGLIRMAFHDCFVQGCDGSVLLDPTPANPRPEKLGPPNFPSLRGFEVIDAAKAALERYCPGVVSCADVVQFAARDAAFFLSGFKVDYRLPAGRFDGSVSLESESLAFLPPPFFNLSQLITSFQVKGMNIDDLVVLSGSHTIGRSHCSSFSDRISTPPSDMDPGFATALKQQCPANPNFTNDPTVVQDVVTADKLDNQYYKNVLNHKVLFNSDAALLTSTPTARKVVENAFVRGRWEKKFAKAMVKMAAIEVKTAANGEVRKNCRVVNSKP
- the LOC117843063 gene encoding peroxidase 2, which produces MASSWLGVGVLILAALLGSATAQAGGYGYGGYPAKVAAAPSTAPEGAPAPPAVPAYAPVPPMQTPPPPAAGTPLRFGFYRRSCPPAEHLVKLVVGKAIRNNPGVGAGLIRMAFHDCFVQGCDGSVLLDPTPANTRPEKLGPPNFPSLRGFEVIDAAKALLERYCPGVVSCADVVQFAARDAAFFLSGYKINYRLPAGRFDGRVSLENETLAFLPPSSFNLSELVQSFVAKGLDVDDLVVLSGSHSIGRSHCSSFSDRISTPPSDMDPGLATILKGQCPANPNITNDPTVVQDIVTPNRLDNQYYRNVLRRKVLFNSDATLLTSRQTARKVVENAVVRGSWERKFARAMVKMSLIEIKNAANGEIRKNCRVVN